A window from Chitinophagales bacterium encodes these proteins:
- a CDS encoding transketolase, protein MAALTEISSQIRRDIVRMVHGCASGHPGGSLGCTDYFTALFFRVMKHDPSFHMDGKGEDLFFLSNGHISPVYYSTLARSGYFDIKELATFRKLNSRLQGHPATHEHLPGIRIASGSLGQGMSVAIGAALTKRLNGENTTVFSLHGDGELQEGQNWEAIMFAAHHKLDNLVSTVDWNGQQIDGPTKKVMNLGDLGAKFEAFGWQVLHLENGNDPEAVAAKLEEAKTFRGKGKPIVILMKTQMGSGVDFMQGTHEWHGIAPNDEQLAKALAQLPETLGDY, encoded by the coding sequence ATGGCAGCACTTACTGAAATCTCGTCGCAAATCAGAAGAGATATTGTTAGAATGGTTCATGGATGCGCCAGTGGTCACCCGGGTGGTTCCCTCGGCTGTACAGACTACTTTACCGCACTCTTCTTTCGGGTGATGAAACATGACCCCTCCTTCCATATGGATGGCAAAGGAGAAGACCTGTTTTTCCTCTCCAATGGCCATATTTCCCCTGTGTATTACAGCACATTGGCCCGTTCCGGATATTTTGATATTAAAGAATTGGCCACCTTCCGTAAACTCAATTCCCGGCTGCAGGGACACCCGGCTACGCATGAACATTTGCCCGGTATTCGTATCGCTTCAGGCTCGCTCGGACAAGGAATGAGCGTGGCCATCGGCGCCGCTCTGACCAAAAGATTAAATGGTGAAAATACGACCGTATTTTCCCTGCATGGTGATGGAGAACTGCAGGAAGGACAGAATTGGGAGGCTATTATGTTCGCAGCACACCATAAATTGGACAATCTGGTCTCCACGGTTGACTGGAACGGTCAGCAAATTGACGGTCCAACCAAAAAAGTAATGAATTTGGGGGATCTCGGTGCCAAATTCGAAGCTTTTGGCTGGCAGGTGCTCCACCTCGAAAACGGAAATGACCCCGAAGCCGTTGCTGCAAAACTGGAAGAAGCAAAGACATTTCGTGGAAAAGGTAAGCCCATTGTCATACTCATGAAGACTCAAATGGGAAGCGGTGTTGACTTTATGCAAGGCACCCACGAATGGCATGGCATTGCCCCTAATGATGAGCAACTGGCTAAAGCCCTGGCGCAGTTGCCAGAGACATTGGGAGACTATTAA
- a CDS encoding undecaprenyl/decaprenyl-phosphate alpha-N-acetylglucosaminyl 1-phosphate transferase: protein MTTTTLLLFYFIIAASVSFLINYLLLKFSFNLGSRNNIAFKQVRWSSHVKPSVGGISFFIVFLISIAIIGLIPKAQNFVMDKQMVGIMAASTLGFLMGLADDAYNTNPLIKFLMQVSCAVILLACGIKTNISNIEIINILFTITWVVGLMNSINMLDNMDAITGSISSLIIGGLITVALVSGNVSGNLYLYLLVGVLGSIIGFLYFNWSPSRIYMGDTGSQFLGVFLASTSILYFWQFNDGNQGVFQIKPFVIPALFFIVPLIDTTTVTIRRLMKKQSPFVGGKDHITHHLAYLGLKDRQVAYVLIGTSLLSFPIAVLLMTDTIAWTAAASIGVLGYVVALFLVFQWLYILGARKQKARQKAERAIPKITKDSYSYQVEKIPVNS, encoded by the coding sequence ATGACTACGACAACTTTACTGCTGTTTTATTTTATTATTGCGGCTTCAGTATCGTTTCTGATCAACTATCTATTGCTCAAATTTTCCTTCAATCTCGGTTCCCGAAACAACATCGCTTTTAAGCAGGTACGTTGGTCTTCTCACGTTAAACCTTCGGTAGGAGGTATTTCCTTTTTTATCGTTTTCCTGATCTCTATCGCTATCATCGGACTCATCCCCAAGGCACAGAATTTTGTCATGGATAAGCAGATGGTCGGGATCATGGCTGCATCCACGCTTGGTTTTCTTATGGGACTGGCCGATGATGCCTATAACACAAACCCCCTGATCAAATTCCTGATGCAGGTGTCCTGTGCCGTTATACTGTTGGCCTGCGGTATCAAGACCAATATCTCCAATATTGAAATCATCAACATCCTCTTTACCATTACCTGGGTTGTGGGACTGATGAATTCGATCAATATGCTGGATAATATGGATGCCATCACGGGTTCCATTTCTTCGCTGATCATCGGCGGACTTATTACTGTGGCCCTTGTTTCAGGTAATGTATCCGGAAATCTTTATCTCTATCTTCTGGTCGGTGTACTGGGATCCATCATTGGTTTCCTGTATTTCAACTGGAGTCCCTCCCGTATCTATATGGGAGATACCGGTAGCCAGTTCCTGGGGGTATTCCTGGCCTCTACCAGCATTCTTTACTTCTGGCAGTTCAACGATGGCAATCAGGGTGTATTCCAGATCAAACCTTTCGTAATTCCTGCCCTGTTCTTTATTGTTCCCCTGATCGATACCACCACGGTAACCATCCGCCGGCTCATGAAAAAACAATCCCCCTTTGTTGGCGGGAAAGACCATATTACACACCACCTGGCCTATCTCGGGTTGAAAGACCGTCAGGTAGCTTATGTACTGATCGGTACCAGCCTTCTTTCTTTCCCGATCGCCGTTCTTCTGATGACCGATACCATTGCCTGGACAGCCGCCGCTTCCATTGGTGTGCTTGGGTATGTGGTAGCCCTGTTCCTGGTTTTCCAATGGCTCTATATCCTCGGCGCCCGCAAACAAAAAGCCCGTCAAAAAGCCGAAAGAGCGATTCCGAAGATCACCAAGGACTCTTATTCTTATCAGGTGGAGAAAATTCCGGTTAATAGTTGA
- a CDS encoding DMT family transporter, whose product MNSSKGFANWAIFILLCIIWGSSFILMKWSREGLNATQIASVRIFAAGLVFLPFGILYFRQIPRNKLHLVLLSALFGNLFPAYLFAAAIAKKVDSSLAGILNSLTPLFVVVIGVLVFRTTVKRQQILGILVGFAGLCLLTLSRGGIRLDNLEYAAWIVLATALYGTNVNIVSKYLREVDPVKLATVSLSFMVIPTALVLWQQDILYLPFGDKTVQYSLIASAVLGIVGSAIATALFYVLVKNAGALFASLVTYGIPFISIFWGLLDGELVTSIQIACLMVILAGVYLARK is encoded by the coding sequence ATGAATTCCAGCAAAGGGTTTGCCAATTGGGCGATTTTTATCCTGCTCTGTATAATTTGGGGTAGTTCTTTTATCCTGATGAAGTGGAGCCGGGAGGGGTTAAATGCCACCCAGATCGCATCGGTCAGGATCTTTGCTGCGGGATTGGTCTTTCTTCCATTTGGGATACTTTACTTCCGACAGATCCCTCGCAATAAACTTCATCTCGTTCTTCTTTCCGCTCTTTTTGGCAATCTGTTTCCCGCTTACCTTTTTGCCGCGGCCATTGCCAAAAAGGTTGATAGTTCCCTGGCGGGTATCCTCAATTCACTCACCCCCTTGTTTGTCGTAGTGATCGGAGTGCTGGTCTTTCGTACCACGGTGAAGCGCCAACAAATTCTGGGCATCCTGGTTGGATTTGCCGGACTTTGCCTGTTGACCTTGTCACGTGGTGGCATCCGGTTGGATAACCTGGAATATGCGGCCTGGATCGTTTTGGCAACCGCTTTGTATGGCACCAACGTCAATATTGTCAGTAAATATCTGCGGGAAGTGGACCCGGTAAAACTGGCTACTGTTTCGCTCTCTTTTATGGTCATTCCTACTGCCCTTGTACTCTGGCAACAGGATATTCTTTATTTACCATTCGGGGATAAGACCGTGCAGTATTCACTGATTGCCTCGGCCGTTTTGGGAATTGTAGGGAGTGCCATTGCCACCGCCCTGTTCTATGTGTTGGTGAAGAATGCAGGGGCGTTATTTGCCTCCCTGGTCACTTATGGAATACCTTTTATTTCCATCTTCTGGGGACTCCTGGATGGAGAATTGGTGACTTCCATTCAGATCGCCTGTCTGATGGTTATTTTGGCCGGGGTTTATCTGGCCAGAAAATAA
- a CDS encoding polyphosphate kinase, producing the protein MAKQLTSLSTRAPKDFDKENTKKKTREILDKLDDLQNLLFAEGKHSVLIILQGMDASGKDGVIRNVFGQMNPQGVRVQSFKVPTPEELSHDFLWRIHRHVPPKGMIQIFNRSHYEDILVTRVHGWCDDTTAKKRMKAINDFEQQLQEHNQTHILKFYLHVSPEEQNERLQERLHDPAKMWKYNERDLEEAKKWDDYMKVYNDCFTHCNQPPWVIVPADQNWYKEFVIASHLYNLLQGLEMKYPGLKK; encoded by the coding sequence ATGGCAAAACAACTTACTTCCTTATCCACACGCGCTCCAAAGGATTTTGATAAAGAGAATACCAAGAAAAAGACCCGGGAGATATTAGATAAGCTGGATGACCTGCAGAACCTTCTTTTTGCCGAAGGCAAACATTCGGTATTGATCATCCTTCAGGGCATGGATGCCAGTGGAAAAGACGGAGTGATCCGGAATGTATTTGGACAAATGAACCCTCAGGGCGTTCGGGTACAATCCTTTAAAGTGCCTACCCCGGAAGAGTTATCCCACGATTTTCTATGGCGTATCCATCGCCATGTTCCGCCCAAAGGCATGATACAGATATTCAATCGCTCTCATTATGAAGATATCCTTGTTACCCGTGTCCATGGATGGTGTGATGATACGACCGCTAAAAAAAGGATGAAGGCGATCAATGATTTTGAACAACAGCTTCAGGAACACAATCAAACTCATATCCTCAAATTCTACCTCCATGTTTCACCCGAGGAACAGAATGAACGCTTACAGGAAAGACTTCATGACCCGGCCAAAATGTGGAAATACAATGAAAGGGACCTCGAAGAAGCCAAAAAATGGGATGACTACATGAAGGTTTACAATGATTGCTTCACCCACTGCAATCAGCCACCCTGGGTGATCGTACCGGCTGACCAGAACTGGTACAAGGAATTTGTGATCGCCTCACATTTGTACAATCTTTTACAGGGATTGGAGATGAAATACCCCGGATTAAAAAAATAA
- the frr gene encoding ribosome recycling factor encodes MAEDISSIIESTEDSMKKAIAHLESELTKIRAGKANPQMLDGLVVDYYGSPTALNQVANISVLDARTLSIQPWEKNMLQPIERSIIAANIGVTPQNDGAVIRLFLPPLTEERRKELVKRCHGEGEHSKVAIRNIRRDSIEGIKKLQKNGLSEDACKDAEERVQQVTDKYIAFVDKHLASKEKEIMAV; translated from the coding sequence ATGGCAGAAGATATTTCCAGCATTATTGAGTCTACCGAAGACTCCATGAAGAAAGCGATCGCCCACCTAGAATCAGAACTCACTAAAATACGCGCCGGAAAGGCCAATCCCCAGATGTTGGATGGTTTGGTAGTTGATTATTACGGTTCACCCACGGCACTCAATCAGGTAGCCAATATCAGTGTATTGGATGCCAGGACCCTGAGTATCCAACCCTGGGAAAAGAATATGCTGCAGCCTATCGAACGCTCGATCATCGCTGCCAATATCGGTGTCACCCCCCAAAATGATGGCGCAGTGATCCGCCTTTTTCTGCCCCCATTGACCGAGGAAAGAAGAAAGGAACTGGTTAAACGTTGTCATGGCGAAGGAGAACACTCCAAAGTGGCCATCCGGAATATCCGCCGCGATTCCATCGAAGGCATCAAGAAACTTCAGAAGAACGGTCTCTCAGAAGATGCCTGCAAAGACGCCGAAGAGCGTGTCCAGCAAGTGACTGACAAGTATATCGCCTTTGTTGATAAACACCTGGCTTCTAAGGAGAAAGAGATAATGGCCGTTTAA